A stretch of Arachis hypogaea cultivar Tifrunner chromosome 15, arahy.Tifrunner.gnm2.J5K5, whole genome shotgun sequence DNA encodes these proteins:
- the LOC112749812 gene encoding AUGMIN subunit 7-like isoform X2 yields MLRLIVDLVEATIFADNSEWRLLLVAKDTQLIDSIAEKQSQIFSEKSLIVLNRDLGIFSAFKFSVLPARSRKIVCPN; encoded by the exons ATGCTTCGTCTTATTGTAGATCTCGTGGAGGCAACTATCTTTGCTGATAATTCAGAATGGAGATTGTTACTA GTAGCCAAGGATACACAGTTGATAGATTCCATTGCTGAAAAACAATCCCAGATATTTTCAGAAAAAT CATTGATAGTCTTGAATCGTGATCTTGGAATTTTCTCGGCTTTCAAATTTTCAG TATTACCagcaagaagtagaaaaattGTGTGCCCAAATTAG
- the LOC112749811 gene encoding receptor-like cytosolic serine/threonine-protein kinase RBK2 isoform X2 encodes MFEAKNVCNQGLERSSIGVSDLRLFWELPSDFAIFIRDVKEGSFTRISRLLIFFSLETFEPQISDFGLAKWLPDQWTHHTVCKVESTFGYLPHKFFMHGIVDEKTDVYAYGVLLLELITGRQALDSSQKSLIMWLFLGNDK; translated from the exons ATGTTTGAGGCAAAAAATGTATGCAATCAG GGCCTAGAGAGAAGCTCAATTGGAGTCTCAGATTTAAGATTATTTTGGGAACTGCCGAGTGACTTTGCTATCTTCATAAGGGATGTCAAAGAAGGATCATTCACAAGGATATCAAGGCTTCTAATATTCTTCTCTCTTGAGACTTTTGAGCCTCAG ATATCTGATTTTGGCCTAGCAAAGTGGTTACCTGACCAATGGACTCACCATACTGTTTGCAAAGTAGAAAGCACATTCGG GTACCTTCCCCATAAATTCTTCATGCATGGAATAGTAGATGAGAAAACTGATGTATATGCTTATGGTGTGCTATTATTGGAGCTAATCACTGGAAGACAAGCTTTGGATAGCTCACAAAAAAGTCTTATCATGTGG TTATTTTTAGGCAATGATAAATGA
- the LOC112749812 gene encoding AUGMIN subunit 7-like isoform X1: protein MLRLIVDLVEATIFADNSEWRLLLVAKDTQLIDSIAEKQSQIFSEKSLIVLNRDLGIFSAFKFSVSKQLLIGIRNMFRFIWCWICFRD, encoded by the exons ATGCTTCGTCTTATTGTAGATCTCGTGGAGGCAACTATCTTTGCTGATAATTCAGAATGGAGATTGTTACTA GTAGCCAAGGATACACAGTTGATAGATTCCATTGCTGAAAAACAATCCCAGATATTTTCAGAAAAAT CATTGATAGTCTTGAATCGTGATCTTGGAATTTTCTCGGCTTTCAAATTTTCAG TGTCAAAGCAACTATTGATAGGTATAAGAAATATGTTTAGATTCATCTGGTGCTGGATCTGCTTCCGAGATTAA
- the LOC112749811 gene encoding serine/threonine-protein kinase PBS1 isoform X1: MFEAKNVCNQGLERSSIGVSDLRLFWELPSDFAIFIRDVKEGSFTRISRLLIFFSLETFEPQISDFGLAKWLPDQWTHHTVCKVESTFGYLPHKFFMHGIVDEKTDVYAYGVLLLELITGRQALDSSQKSLIMWAMINDIFAHRKPARIFGSVFYCMLLVMLPWP, encoded by the exons ATGTTTGAGGCAAAAAATGTATGCAATCAG GGCCTAGAGAGAAGCTCAATTGGAGTCTCAGATTTAAGATTATTTTGGGAACTGCCGAGTGACTTTGCTATCTTCATAAGGGATGTCAAAGAAGGATCATTCACAAGGATATCAAGGCTTCTAATATTCTTCTCTCTTGAGACTTTTGAGCCTCAG ATATCTGATTTTGGCCTAGCAAAGTGGTTACCTGACCAATGGACTCACCATACTGTTTGCAAAGTAGAAAGCACATTCGG GTACCTTCCCCATAAATTCTTCATGCATGGAATAGTAGATGAGAAAACTGATGTATATGCTTATGGTGTGCTATTATTGGAGCTAATCACTGGAAGACAAGCTTTGGATAGCTCACAAAAAAGTCTTATCATGTGG GCAATGATAAATGATATATTCGCTCACCGCAAGCCTGCAAGAATTTTTGGAAGTGTTTTCTATTGCATGTTACTG GTTATGCTACCTTGGCCATAG
- the LOC112749810 gene encoding uncharacterized protein: MVDPQLVESDTICPAYNVFKVSTHEFMLKLIERVKNRVLNARAIISASNMASIEDPISHISGSVLPAHKSVRVVNEIVRNKRLASHNVMYQDLQSKNLKMHFLGV; this comes from the exons ATGGTTGATCCTCAACTCGTTGAGAGTGACACAATATGCCCTGCGTATAATGTTTTTAAAGTTTCTACACATGAGTTTATGTTAAAGCTGATTGAACGTGTTAAGAATCGTGTTTTGAATGCG CGTGCTATTATTTCGGCTTCAAATATGGCTTCTATTGAAGACCCTATTTCACATATTTCTGGTTCAGTATTACCTGCT CACAAATCTGTTCGTGTGGTGAATGAAATTGTTCGCAACAAGAGATTGGCATCCCATAACGTGATGTACCAAGACCTACAAAGCAAAAACTTGAAGATGCATTTTCTAGGAGTATAA